A single Staphylococcus muscae DNA region contains:
- a CDS encoding Rrf2 family transcriptional regulator — translation MRPSTKLSSAVHILSLIAMNPFSNLTSERIAESMVTNPSAVRQIMSQLKKANLINSVHGHAQPVLNKPPESINLLEIYRAVEGDKPLLHLKAVINPDCGPGTKIQSSLGQQFDILHEKIFQEFASVTLKDILDGTKNMY, via the coding sequence ATGAGACCGTCCACAAAGCTTAGTAGCGCCGTTCATATACTAAGTTTGATCGCAATGAACCCTTTTAGTAATCTAACAAGTGAACGAATTGCTGAAAGTATGGTTACTAATCCATCTGCAGTTCGTCAAATTATGAGCCAATTAAAAAAAGCAAATCTTATTAATAGTGTACATGGCCATGCCCAACCTGTTTTGAATAAGCCACCAGAATCTATCAACCTTTTAGAGATTTATCGTGCTGTTGAAGGTGATAAACCCCTCCTTCATTTAAAGGCCGTCATTAATCCAGATTGTGGGCCTGGTACTAAAATTCAAAGTTCATTAGGGCAACAATTTGATATTCTGCATGAAAAAATATTTCAAGAATTTGCGTCAGTAACCTTAAAGGATATTCTAGATGGCACAAAAAATATGTATTAG
- a CDS encoding Fic family protein translates to MTVKEASELWKISDRRIRILCKEGRIPGVIKEGRAWKIPSDAKKPSDARLKKAESLYSLIEHKMQQLTKLRPLTDGELERLNEEFMIEYTYNSNAIEGSSLTLRETDLVLRGLTIDQKPLKDHMEAIGHREAFQYVKSLVSEQSALTESVIKNIHYLVLSDKKDDRGVYRKVPVRILGAVNVPAQPYMIQPLMEQLLMNYSKSTEQLITKIARFHIEFESIHPFIDGNGRTGRLLVNLELMKAGYPPIDIKFTDRLAYYKAFELYHSKETLSAMEDLFAKYINDILERYIEILGKS, encoded by the coding sequence ATGACTGTAAAAGAAGCCTCAGAACTTTGGAAAATATCTGATAGACGCATACGTATTTTATGTAAAGAAGGAAGAATACCTGGTGTCATTAAAGAAGGGCGTGCATGGAAAATACCTTCAGATGCCAAAAAGCCTTCTGATGCAAGATTAAAAAAAGCAGAGAGCCTCTATTCTCTTATTGAGCATAAAATGCAACAGCTCACCAAGCTACGTCCATTGACAGATGGGGAATTAGAGCGTTTAAATGAAGAGTTTATGATTGAATATACTTATAATTCTAACGCAATTGAGGGAAGCAGTTTAACATTACGTGAAACAGACCTTGTTTTACGAGGATTAACGATTGATCAAAAACCTTTAAAGGATCATATGGAAGCAATTGGACATCGTGAAGCTTTTCAATATGTTAAATCGCTTGTTTCTGAACAATCAGCATTAACTGAATCGGTGATTAAAAACATTCATTACTTGGTTTTATCAGACAAAAAGGATGACCGTGGCGTTTACCGTAAAGTACCTGTTCGTATTTTGGGGGCTGTCAATGTCCCTGCGCAACCATATATGATACAACCTCTAATGGAACAATTATTAATGAACTATTCAAAAAGTACGGAACAACTAATAACTAAAATTGCACGATTTCATATTGAGTTTGAAAGCATACATCCGTTTATTGATGGTAATGGACGTACGGGCAGGCTACTTGTGAATTTAGAGTTGATGAAAGCAGGTTATCCACCTATTGATATCAAATTTACAGATAGACTTGCATACTATAAAGCCTTTGAATTGTATCATTCCAAAGAGACATTATCAGCAATGGAAGACTTATTTGCGAAATATATCAATGATATATTAGAGAGATATATAGAAATTTTAGGTAAGAGTTAG